The genomic region CACCGCATTCTCCTGCAAGTTCTGCGTCACGAAGTCCTTCGTTCCCCGGTCCGTCTCCACCGTCCAATACGTCGCGCCGAACTCCTGCTTCGCGTGCTTGACCGTAATCACGGTCGCCGTCAGATACCGCCGCCGCAGCTCCTCCTTCGCCGCCGTCAGCGACTCCGGGGACAGCGTATTCGGATCCGAAACCGTCACGATCTCATCACCCTTGCCGTCAAGCAGCGCGAGATAAGTATTCGGCCGCGAAAGCGGCGCCGCCCAGGCGGGACGGACGGTATGGTACGATTTCTCGCCTTCGATCGTGAGGCGAAGGCGGTCCTTGGGTTCATAGAAGAGTTTTAGGGTTTCTGGGTTCATGGTTTGTTTCTCTGATGGGGGCGTGTCGGCCCTATTCCCCCGGCGCTTTATCGCGCTTCCCCCTTTTGCCCAGAGGTAAAAGGGGCGCTCATCATTGTGATCCTTGCTCGCTCGACAAGTATGTTTGATGAATGCTTTGCTTTCGTAAGCATGATCCTCACGTTCATGTGACGAGTGAATGGCTATAATGAGTGGCTCCCCTTTTCCCCTGCGCAGCAGCTTGTTGGGAAAGAGGGGGAAGC from Capsulimonas corticalis harbors:
- a CDS encoding DUF1854 domain-containing protein, producing MNPETLKLFYEPKDRLRLTIEGEKSYHTVRPAWAAPLSRPNTYLALLDGKGDEIVTVSDPNTLSPESLTAAKEELRRRYLTATVITVKHAKQEFGATYWTVETDRGTKDFVTQNLQENAVWLSPTHLLLLDVDGSRFEIPNVEKLDAASQNYIETIL